ACCCGGGCGGCGATGTCGGCGGACCGTTCGCCCGGATCGGGCAGGTCGAGATCGGCGAAGGCCACCGGCGGCACCTCGACGCGCAGATCGAAGCGGTCCATCAGCGGGCCCGAGATGCGGCCCAGGTAATCCTCGCCGCATTGCGGGGCGCGGGAACAGGCGCGGCCGGGATCGGAGAGATATCCGCATTTGCAGGGATTGGCCGCGGCGACCAGCAGGAAACGGCAGGGATAGCTGACATGGGCGTTGGCGCGGGCCACCATGACCTGCCCGGTTTCGATCGGCTGGCGCAGGGTTTCCAGAACGGTGCGGGGAAATTCCGGCAACTCGTCCAGGAACAGGACGCCGTTATGAGCCAGGCTGATCTCGCCCGGCTTGGCGCCGCGCCCGCCGCCGACGATGGCGGCCATCGACGCGGTGTGATGCGGTTCGCGGAAGGGGCGCGCGCGCGAGATGCCGCCTTCGTCCAGCAGCCCGGCGAGTGAATGGATCATCGAGGTTTCCAGCGCCTCGACCGGGGTGAGCGGCGGCAGGATGCCGGGCAGGCGGGCGGCCAGCATCGATTTGCCGGCGCCGGGGCTGCCGACGAACATCACGTGATGGCGCCCGGCGGCGGCGATTTCCAGCGCCCGCTTGGCCCGTTCCTGGCCCTTGACGTCGGCCATGTCGCGGCCCGCCGGGCCGGTCGTGACCTCGCCCGGTTCGCAGGGTTCCAGCACCGCCTGGCCGGTCAGGTGGCGCACGATGTCCATCAGCGTCCCGGCGGCGATCACGGTGCAGGCGCCGACCCAGGCGGCTTCGGCGCCCGAGGCACGCGGGCAGATCAGGGCGCGGTCGTCCTGGGCGGCGGCCATGGCGGCGGGCAGGGCGCCCACCACCGGCACCAGCGTGCCGTCGAGCGACAATTCGCCCAGCGAGACCGATTGCGCCACCGCGTCATGCGGCAGGATGTCGAGCGCGGCGAGCAGGCCGAGCGCGATGGGCAGGTCGAAATGCGAGCCTTCCTTGGGCAGGTCGGCGGGCGAAAGGTTGATGGTGATGCGTTTGGAGGGCAGCGCGATGGCCAGCGCGTTCAGCGCCGCGCGCACGCGGTCGCGGGCCTCGGACACGGCCTTGTCCGGCAGGCCGACGATGGAGAAGGCGGGCAGGCCGGGGGTGACGGCGCATTGCACCTCGACCGGGCGGGCCTCGACCCCTTCGAAGGCGACCGTGTAGGCATGTGCGACCATGCGGAACTCCCAAACCCCGGGATGCAGGGTTGCGGGATCGTGGTTTAGGAATGGTTAACGCGCGGCGGCGGCAGCGGCGGGGCCGGCGTATTTTTCAAAGAGAAGAAGGGGGGGTGTCGAGCAGGGCGGCGAAGGCGGGCCAGGCCATCGGGTCGACCGCGGTCTTGTCGCGGCAGAGCGGGTTGCAGAAGCCGAAGACGCGGCCGCCGGTTTCCATGAGATGCGCGACCGGCTTGCCCGAATAGGGGCAGGCGGCGTTTTCCGGCGTGCCGGTTTCGGTGGCGCGGGCGGCCAGCGGTTCGGGCCCGGGCCAGGGGCGCGTGGCGAAGGGGCGGTCGTACCAGGGCAGCGTCTGGCCCTTGACCAGCCCGGTGGCGCGCCAGCGGCGGAAGGCGGGGTCGGCCAGGTGAGCGGCCGCATAGGCCCGGGCGGTGTCGCCGACCGGCAGGTCGTAGGTTGCGATGCGCGCCGCGACCGGGGCGAAGCAGGCGTCGGCGATGGAATAGCCGCCGCAGAGCCACGGGCCGCCGGAGCGGTCGAGCGCGAAGGACCAGATCGTTTCGATCCGCGCGAGGTCGGCGCGCACGGCGTCGGAGGGTTGGAAGCCCTTGTAGGCCGTGCGCAGATGCATCGGGCAATCGCCGCGCAGGGCGGAAAAGCCCGAATGCATTTCCGCCGCCAGGCTGCGGGCGGTGGCGCGCAGCACCGGGTCGGCGGGCCAGAGCGGTTTGTCGGGAAAGCGGCTGGCCAGTTCCTCGGCGATCGCCAGGCTGTCCCAGATCACCGCGCCGTCGGCGGTGACGAGGGTGGGCACGGTGCGGGCGGGCGGGGCGGCCCGCAACATCTGGTCGGAAACCTTGGCGGCGTTGAAATCCACGTCGCGCCGGGCGACGGGAATGGCGAAGCGGTCGACCAGCAGGCCCACGCGCATCGACCAGCTGGAATAGGCGTAATCGCCGAGGAAGAGGGTGTCGGTCATGGGCACTCCGGGTTTGGTGGTATCCTAGCGGCGGGCGGCGGCGCGGAAAAATCGCGAATTGTGGCCGTGCCGATCACCGCCCCTGATGCAATGGCGGCGAAAGGCAAGTCGGCCCGGCATCTTTTTTCCGTCCGAGTGATCCGAAGCGGATTTCCCTGCGTAACCCTTACAAAACCGCCCGAACGGGCCTGCCAAAGACACTGGGGAGCGACCATGGCGCTTGATGCTTTCAACGATCAGACCCTGCCCCGCCGCGCGATGAAGGCGGAACTGCTGGATGCCGAGACGGAATTGAAACTGGCCTATGCCTGGCGCGACCAGCGCGACGAGGCGGCGCTGCACCGGCTGATCACCGCCTATATGCGGCTGGCGATCTCGATGGCGGCCAAGTTCAAGCGCTACGGCGCGCCGATGAACGACCTGATCCAGGAGGCCGGGCTGGGCCTGATGAAGGCGGCCGACAAGTTCGACCCCGATCGCGGCGTGCGCTTTTCGACCTATGCGGTGTGGTGGATCAAGGCGTCGATCCAGGATTACGTGATGCGCAACTGGTCGATGGTGCGCACCGGGTCGACCAGCAGCCAGAAGTCGCTGTTTTTCAACATGCGGCGCGTCCAGGCGCGGCTGGAGCGCGAGGCCGACCAGGCCGGCGAGGTGCTGGACCGGCACCAGCTGCGCCAGATGATCGCCACCGAGATCGGCGTGCCGCTGGCGGATGTCGAGATGATGGAGGGCCGGCTGTCGGGCAGCGACTATTCGCTGAATGCCACCCAGTCGACCGACGAGGATGGGCGTGAATGGATCGACGCGCTGGAGGATGACGGCGCGCAGGCCGCCGAGATCGTCGAGGACCGCCACGACAATGCGCAGCTGCGGCAATGGCTGGTCACGGCGCTGTCGGGTCTGAACGAGCGCGAGCGGTTCATCGTGCGCGAGCGCAAGCTGCGGGACGAAGCGCGGACGCTGGAAAGCCTGGGCCAGGAGCTTGGCCTGTCGAAGGAACGCGTGCGCCAGCTGGAAGCGGCGGCGTTCCAGAAGATGCGCAAGTCGCTTGAAGCCCAGAGCCGCGAGGTGCAACACTTCCTGGCATGAGGCATTTCATTTTCGCAATCGCGATCAGCGCCCCCGCCGCGAGCGTCGCCGGGGGCGTTTTCGATGGCGCCGAGGTCGTGTTCCTGGGCGAACAGCACGACAACGCCACCCACCACCAGGTGCAGGCCGAAATCGTCGCCGAGTTGAACCCGCCGGCGCTGGTGTTCGAGATGCTGACGCCCGAGCAGGCGGCGCGGGTGACCCCGGCGCTGATCTCCGACGAGGCTGCACTGGAGGCGGCGTTGGGCTGGAATGCCAGCGGCTGGCCGGATTTCGCGATGTATTACCCGATCTTCGCCGCCGCGCCCGAAGCGCGGGTCTTTGGCGCCGCGGTGCCGCGCGATGCGGCGGGCCGCGTGCGCGACGAGGGCATCGTGGCGGTGTTCGGCCCGGGGGCGCGGGATTACGGGTTGACCGATGCGTTGGAGCCCGGTCAGCAGGCGGCGCAGGAACAGCTGCAATTCGAGGCGCATTGCAATGCGATGCCCGAGGAGATGCTGCCGATGATGGTCGATATCCAGCGGTTGCGCGATGCCCGGCTGGCACAGGAGGCGGCGCGCGCTTTCGCCGATGAAGGCGGGCCGGTTGTGGTCATCACCGGCAACGGCCATGCGCGCAAGGATTGGGGCGCGCCGGTCTACCTGGACCGGGTGTTGCCGGGATTACGGATCGTGTCTCTGGGTCAGGGCGAAGAAGCCTATGGCGACCCGGCGGGCGAGTTCGACCTTGTCAAGGTCGGCCCCGATACCGACCGGGGCGATCCCTGCGAGGCGTTCCGCTAGCGCGCTTCCGCGGCCTGCTCTGCCAGCAGCCTGTGCCAGTTTCCTTGTCGGTGACGATAGAAACCACGCGCCCAGAGCGCGACCACCGGTGTCAGCCAACCGGCATCCAGGACAAGATGATCGCTGTACCGGCAGCGGTTGTCACCTTCCGGCTCGACAAAGATCCAATGATCCCAGGTCTTGACGAGACTGCCGCGACCGGCGTCACGCAGGGCCCGCTTTGGTGGCGCGACTGGGGGCCGGCGTGTCGCGATGACCTGTTGTCCCAGGGGGATCACGCCAAAGGCCCGCGGACGCACGAGGAAATCGGCGTCTTGCTCGGGCCAGTGCTCGGGCAGGCTGGGCGGATCGACGGGTGTGAATGTCAGCCAGCCGCACGAAACGCGGGCCATGGTTGCGGGTTTTTGCAGAAGTGCCCAGACAGTTTCGATATCGGCATTCAGCGTTGTGGACAGTGTGAACTCGACCATAAGCCATTGTTTCAGCCCCGGGCATTTCCTACAACCGTCGGGCGGGGAGCAGGAGCGACCGGATGCTTGCGAAGAAACGCATATTGCTGATCATCGGCGGCGGGATCGCGGCCTACAAGGTGCTGGACCTGATCCGCCGCCTGCGCGAGCGCGGCGCGGCGGTGACGCCGGTGATGACCCGCGCGGCCGGCGAATTCGTGACGCCCTTGTCGGTGAGCGCATTGGCGGGAGAGAAGGTCTATACCGACCTGTTCGACCTGACCGACGAGGCCGAGATGGGCCATATCCAGCTGTCGCGTGTCGCCGACCTGGTGCTGGTGGCGCCGGCCACGGCGGACCTGATGGCCAAGATGGCGGGCGGGCATGCGGACGACCTGGCCTCGACCCTGCTGATGGCGACGGACACGCCGGTGATGATCGCGCCCGCGATGAACGTGCGGATGTGGGAGCACGCCGCGACGCGGCGCAACCTGGCGGTCTTGCAGGGCGATGGCGTGCGGGTGGTCGGCCCCAACGAGGGCGACATGGCCTGCGGCGAATACGGGCCGGGCCGGATGGCCGAGCCGCTGGAGATCGTCGCCGCGATCGAGGCGGCTTTGGCCGACGGGCCCTTGAAGGGCAAGCGCGTTGTCGTGACCTCGGGCCCGACGCATGAGCCGATCGACCCGGTGCGCTATATCGCCAACCGGTCGTCCGGGGCGCAGGGCACGGCGCTGGCCGAGGCGCTGCGCGACCTGGGGGCGGCGGTGGTCTTTGTCACCGGCCCCGCCGTGGCGGCGCGGCCCGCGGGCGTCGAGGTGATCGAGGTGGAAACCGCGGTCGAGATGCGCGCCGCGGTGCTGGGCGCCCTGCCGGCGGATGCCGCGGTCTTTGCCGCGGCGGTGGCGGATTGGCGGGTCGAGAACGCTGCGGCGTCGAAGATGAAGAAGATCGCGGGCAAGCTCCCGGCGCTGAGTTTCACCGAGAACCCGGACATCCTGGCGGAAGTGGCGCAACTGAGGGACGGACGGCCCGGTCTGGTGGTGGGGTTCGCCGCCGAGACCGACGATGTGGTCGCCCATGCCAGCGCCAAGCGGCAGCGCAAGGGCTGTGACTGGATCGTCGCCAACGATGTACGGCCCGAGACCGGGATCATGGGCGGGTCGGAGAACGCGGTGGTGCTGATCACCGAAGGCGGCGCCGAGGAATGGCCGCGCATGGGCAAGCGCGACGTGGCGGCGCGGCTGGCGATGCGGGTGGCCGAGGCGCTGTCTGGCGCATGACGGGAGCCTCCGGCGGGAGTTTTTCTGGCAAGATGAAGGGGCGGGCGTGGTTTCTGTTCGGGTGATGTGGGACGAAGGCGCGGACCGGTCTTTGGGCCTGCCCGCTTATGCCAGCGCGGGGGCGGCGGGCGCCGATCTGCGCGCCAACTTTCCCGACCGCGGTGCGGTGGACCTGGCGCCGGGTGCCTGGGCGCTGGTGCCGACCGGTTTGCGGATCGCCGTCCCGGAGGGTTTCGAGGTGCAACTGCGGCCACGTTCGGGCCTGGCGCTGAAATACGGCATCACCCTGCCCAACAGCCCGGGGACGGTGGACAGCGACTACCGCGGGCCGCTGGGGGTGATCGTGATGAATGCCGGGGATGAACCGTTCGAGATCACCCATGGCGACCGGATCGCGCAGATGGTTGTGGCGCCGGTCGTGCGCGCGGCGTTCGACCTGGTGGACCGGCTGGACGACACCGCGCGCGGCGCCGGCGGTTTCGGATCGACGGGAGTGTCGGAATGATCCTGGTGCTGGGCCTGGCGGCGCTGATCTGGGGCGTGGGCCATGCGATGGGTGCCCCCCGGGCGGCGCGGGGCTATATGCTGGGATTGCTCTATGTGGCGGTTCTGGGCGTGCAGGTGCTGTTCCCCGAGGGCCATCCGCTGCGCGCGGCGACCGGCGGGTCGGCGGCGCTGTGGCTGATCCTGGGCGGCTTTGTCGTTCTGGTCCTAGCCTACCGGTTCGGCCTGGGCCGGTTGCGCAGCCGGGTCGAGGCGAAGGAGGCCGCCGAGGCGGCGCCGCAGGCGGGGACGTTTTCGGGTGGCGAACTGGAGCGCTATGCCCGCCACATCGTCCTGCGCGAGCTGGGCGGGGCGGGGCAGAAGCGGCTCAAGGCCGCGCGCGTGCTGGTGATCGGCGCCGGCGGGCTGGGCTCGCCCGCGCTGCTGTACCTGGCCGCGGCGGGCGTCGGCACCATCGGGGTGATCGACGATGACGTGGTCGACAATGCCAACCTGCAGCGCCAGGTGATCCACCGCGACGCCGCCATCGGCACCCCCAAGGTGTTCTCGGCCCAGGCCATGATGGAGGCGCTGAACCCCTACGTGACGGTGCGGCCCTACAAGCGCCGCCTGACCCGGGATATCGCGGCGGAGCTGTTTGCCGACTACGATGTGATCCTGGACGGCACCGACAATTTCGACACCCGCTACCTGGCCAACCGGGTGGCGGTGGCGCAGGGCAAGCCGCTGGTGTCCGGTGCGCTGAGCCAATGGGAGGGACAGCTGTCGGTGTTCGATCCGGCGCAGGGCGCGCCGTGCTACCAGTGCATTTTCCCGCAGGCGCCCGCGCCGGGCCTGGCGCCGTCCTGCGCCGAGGCCGGGGTGATCGGCCCGCTGCCCGGGGTGATCGGTGCGATGATGGCGGTCGAGACGGTCAAGCTGATCGCCGGGGCCGGTGCCGTCATGCGCGGCGAGATGCTGGTCTATGACGCGCTGTGGGGCGAGACCCGCAAGATCGCGCTCAAGCCCCGCGGCGATTGCCCGGTCTGCGGGACGGTTGCGAAGACCGGCGGTGCGGCCTAGCTCTGGCACAAAGGAGAACGCACATGACCAACCCGTTGCTCGGCCCCTGGGATACGCCCTTTGGATTGCCGCCGTTTTCGCGGATCGCAGACGATGATTTCGCCCCGGCCTTCGACGCCGCCATGGCCGAGGACCTGGCCGAGACGCAGGCAGTCGCGGACAACCCCGAGCCGCCGACATTCGCCAACACGATCGAGGGGCTGATGCGCACCGGCGCGGCGCTGGACCGGGTGGCGGGGGCGTTCTTTTCCGTCGCGGGGGCCGACAGCAACGAGGCGCGCGAGGCGATCATGCGGGATTACGCGCCGAAGCTGTCGGCGCACGCATCGGCGATCTATTCCAACCGCAAGCTCTTCGACCGCATCCGCGCGGTCTGGGAGGCGCGCGACAGCCTTGATCTGACCGACGAACAGCAGCGCGTGCTGATGCTGATGCATCGCAATTTCGTCCGCGCGGGCGCCGCGCTCGAGGGCGATGACAGCGACCGGATGACCGCGATCAAGAACCGCCTCGCAGAGCTTGGCACCGCCTTCACCCAGAACCTGCTGGCCGATGAACGCGCATGGACGCTGCCGCTGTCCGAGACCGATATGGACGGCCTGCCGGATTTCGTGGCCCGCGCCTGCAAGGCAGCCGGCGCCGAACGCGGCATCGGGCCGGTGGTGACGCTGTCGCGCTCGGTCATCGTGCCGTTCCTGCAATTCTCGCCGCGCCGCGACCTGCGCGAACAGGCCTGGCGGGCCTGGGGCGCGCGCGGCGCCAATGGCGGCAAGACCGACAACCGCGCCATCGCCGCGGAAACGCTGCGCCTGCGCGAGGAACGCGCCCGGCTGCTGGGCTATGCCGATTTCGCGGCCTTCAAGCTGGAAACCGAGATGGCCGGCAATGCCGGGCGGGTCCGCGACCTGCTGATGCAGGTCTGGGAACCGGCCAAGGCGCGGGCCGAAGAAGACGCCGCCGTCTTGGCCGAAATGATGCGCGCGGACGGCATCAACGACGCGCTGCGGCCGTGGGACTGGCGCTACTACGCGGAAAAGCGGCGCAAGGCCGAACACGATCTCGACGAGGCCGAACTGAAACCCTACCTGCAGCTCGACCGGATGATCGAGGCGGCGTTCGACTGCGCGACCCGCTTGTTCGGCCTGTCCTTCGCACCGCTCGAGGCCGAACTCTACCACCCCGATTGCCGGGCATGGGAGGTCAAGCGCGGCGGCCAGACCATCGCGGTCTTCATCGGCGATTATTTCGCCCGCGCCTCGAAACGCTCGGGCGCCTGGTGTTCGGCGATCCGCGGCCAGCGCAAGTTCCCCGACCGCCAGATCCCGCTGGTGGTCAATGTCTGTAATTTCGCCAAGGGCGATCCGGCGCTGCTGTCCTACGACGATGCGCGCACGCTGTTCCACGAATTCGGCCACGCGTTGCACCAGATGCTGTCGGACGTGACCTATGACATGATCTCGGGCACCTCGGTGGCGCGCGATTTCGTCGAATTGCCCAGCCAGCTTTTCGAACACTGGCTGGAAGTGCCCGAGGTGCTCGACCGCTTCGCGACCCATGCCGAGACCGGGCAGCCGATGCCGGCGGCGATGCGCGACAAGGTGCTGGGGGCGGCGAATTTCGACATGGGGTTCCAGACCGTGGAATACGTCGCTTCGGCGCTGGTGGACCTGGCCTTCCATGACGGCGCCGCACCTGCCGATCCGATGGAGACGCAGGCCCGGGTGCTGACCGGGATCGGCATGCCCGACGCCATCGGCATGCGCCACGCCACGCCGCATTTCGCCCATGTCTTTGCCGGCGACGGCTATTCCAGCGGCTATTACAGCTACATGTGGTCCGAGGTGATGGATGCCGACGCCTTCGCCGCCTTCGAGGAGACCGGCGATCCGTTCCATGCCGAAACCGCCAAACGGCTCGAAGCGCATATCCTGTCGCGCGGCGGATCGGTCGAGGCGCAGGACCTCTACATGGCGTTCCGCGGTCGCATGCCCGGGGTCGATGCGCTGCTGAAGGGTCGGGGATTGACGGCCTGATCCTTCATCTTGCCGGATAAACTCCGGAGCGCGAGGCAGCGCCTCGCACAGGGGGCGTGGGGGTTTTCCCCCACCAATGACAAGGGGTGTGGGGGTTTTCCCCCGCGAATGATGGGGTGCGGGGGCCTGCCCCCACGCAGGAAATGCGCGCGCGCAGCGCGCTCCTCTGGATCAGAAGGGCAGCCGTTCCAGCACGAAACCCTCGGCCTCGAGCAGGGCCAGAACGCCGGTTTCGCCCGGCAGATGCGCGGCGCCGAAGGCGGCGACCACCGGGCCGTCGGTCTCGGCCAGCGCCTGCAGGATGACCGGGATCCAGGCGCGGTTGCGGGTGTCCAGAAGCGCGGTTTCCAGCTCGGCAAAGACGGCGGCGATCTTGGTCTCGTCCATGGCGGTGCTCTGGGGTGCCAGGATCGCGGTCATCAGCCAGCTTTCGGCCGGGCGTTCGTCGAAATAGGCGGCCTGCAAGGTGGCGAACTGGTCTTCGGTCGCGGCCGGGTCGCCGATCGACAGCCGCATCATGGCGATCTGGGTCTCGCGCGGCGCGGCGTTGAAGGCGCGAAAGGCGGTGTCAAAGGGTTCCAGCGCCTGCATCGGCACACCCGCCGCCGCGGCGATATCGGTCAGGCGCTTGTCCAGCCCGCCCGCGCCCGCGCCGCCGGTCAGCTGCGCCATCAGGCAAGGCGGCACCGACAGCAGCATCGAGACATACCAGGGCTGGAACTTGGCGGCCATGAAGGGCGGCAGGTTGCGCGCGCGCATCGCCTCGGCCAGCCTTTGCCAGTCTTCCTCGGGCAGGATTTCCGGCAGCGTGGTGTCGGGCAGCAGCAGCAGGTCCGGCCGGGATTGCAGTGCCCGGGCCAGCTCGGCCTCTTCGGCGCTCGTCATCTCCAGCAGCAGCCGGTCGGCGGTTTCGATCAGCGGGCGCAAGCGTGCGGTCGGGGCGTCGAGACGAGGATCGTCGAGATGGATCGTGCCGATCAGGTGCAGCACCTCGCTGCCCCGGGTGGCGCGCCAGTGGTTGCCCTGCGGGTAGGGCGTGTCGGCCAGCGCCGCCTGCAGCGTCGCGCGCTGTTGCTGGGTCAGGGACGGGCGCAGATCGCGCCCGTCGCAGGCGGCCAGCGCGGGCAGGGCGGTGGCAATCCAGGCGATCGCGAGGACAAGCAGGCGCATGGGGTTGGCTCCGGTCGCTGTGTTGGGGCAAGGTAGCATCGCGGGATCGGATGAAAACCTTGAAACCGGGCAGGCATGCGGCGGGAAAGCGATCTTTACGGGCCGATCAAGGCGCATCTGACGGCGCAGGGCTATACCGTCAAGGGCGAGGTCGGCGCCGCCGATCTGGTGGCCCGGCGCGGAGACGAAGTGCCGCTGATCGTGGAACTCAAGCTGTCGGCGAACCTGACGCTGTATCACCAGGCGGTGGCGCGGCTGAAAATCACCGACAAAGTCTACATCGCCGTGCGCCGGCCAAAAGGCGCGCGGGCGCGGCGGGCCTTGCAGGAAAACACAGGTCTGTGCCGTCGGCTTGGGCTGGGGTTCATCACCGTCGATGACCGCGGCCGGGTCGAGGTGCACTGCGACCCGGGGCCCTACGCGCCACGCAAGTCGAAAAAACACACCGACCGGCTGCTGCGCGAATTCGACCGGCTGCGTGGCGATCCCAACGATGGCGGCGCCACCCGGCACGGCATCGTCACCGGCTACCGGCAGGATGCGCTGCGCTGTGCCGCCTACCTGGCCACCAGCGGCGCCGAGAAGGGTGCGCTGGTGGCCCGCGCGACCGGCGTGCCCAAGGCGACGACGATCATGCGCGACAACCATTACGGCTGGTTCGAGAAGGTGGAAAAGGGCGTCTACGGGCTGACCCGGGCGGGGCGGAAGGGGCTGGCCGACTGGGCCTATTCCGCCGACGACTGACGCCGCGCGGCCCGGCGTTCGCGGTGCAGCGTGTAGAGCCCCGAGGCCACGATCACCGCGCAGCCCAGCAGCGTCCAGCCGTCTGGCAGGTCGGCGAAGACGACGAAGCCATAAAAGGTGGACCACAGGATCAGCGAATAATGCACCGGCGCCAGCACCACCGCCTGGGCGATGTCCAGCGCGCGGATGACCAGGATCTCGCCCGCCGCGGCGGCTCCGGTCATGCAGGCGATCAGAAGCCAGATCCGGGGTTCCGACGGGGTGTGCCAGACAAGGGGTTGGGCCAGGCTGATCGCCGCGAACGAGGTCAGCGCGGTGTAGCTGACGATGGTGGCGATGCTGTCGGTGCCCGACAGCGCGCGGCTGAGGATCTGGCGCAGGGCGAAGAAGCTGGCCGCGACGACCACCAGCAGGATCGCCGGGTGAAAGACGCCGAGGCCCGGCCGGATCACGATCAGCATGCCGGCGAATCCCACGGCCACCGCCAGCCAGCGCCGCAGGCCCACCGGTTCGCGCAGCAGAAGCGCGCCCAGCACGGTGACGATGAAGGGCGCGACGAAGCTGACCGCGGTGGCGTCGGCCAGCGGCACATGGCCGATGGCGAAGATGAAGCAGCTGGCCGATCCCGCCGCGACCAGGCCGCGGCTGATCTGCAGGCCGGGACGCGGCGTGCGCAGGATGTGCAGCCCGCGGATCGCCAGCATCAGCACGACGCCCAGGAACAACCCCGACTGGCGGAACCAGACCACCTGGAAGGGGTGCAGGTCGTCGGTCAGCAGCTTGGCCGTTGCGTCGCCCGCGGCAAAGGCGAAAAAGCCCAGCGTCATCAGCGCCACGCCGCGCGGGTTGTTCAGCGCGCGCGGGCTGGGCGCGGCATAGGGGGCGGTGGGCGGTGTCGGCATGATCCTGGCGTCTCGGAGTCCTCGCGCCGACCCTAGCCGTCCGGAGCCGGGTAGCGATAGGGGGCGGGACCGGGAAAAAGAATCGATCCGGATGGGCCGTCAAGATGTTTACGTAACGTCATCCAGTCCCCATATTGGGGTCATGCCAAAGCTTGCACCGCTCACCGAACAGCAGATCCAGAAGGCCCGGCCTGCCGGCCGGTTCGATGCGCTGGAAGGCGCGGGCAAGCCTTTGCCCGACCGGCCCGGCAACGCGTTCGTATCGGCCGGTGCTGCGGACGGGTTCCGGTTCATGGCGCAGGCCGGCGTGGTGCCCGAGGAGATCGCGGTGAAGAAACAGATCGCCGCGCTGCGGGCCCGCCTCGACGCCACGCGCGACCCCTGCGCCCGGCGCGAGGCGATGGCCGAACTCGCACGGTTGCAGATGCGGATGGCGATCGCCTCGGAAGCGCGCCGTCGCTTTCTTCGCGACTGAAATTTCCTTTTCCGCACTGTTGACAGCGCTGTGCCGCTTCCTTACATCCGGCGCGTTGGCACTCGTGAGGAGTGAGTGCTAACGATCCTTCGGGGAGCGAGGGATCCGGATCGAAAACCTTTGAGCTAGGAGCTGCAAAGATGGCATTCAAACCGCTGCATGACCGCGTACTGGT
This sequence is a window from Thalassococcus arenae. Protein-coding genes within it:
- the dut gene encoding dUTP diphosphatase, which produces MWDEGADRSLGLPAYASAGAAGADLRANFPDRGAVDLAPGAWALVPTGLRIAVPEGFEVQLRPRSGLALKYGITLPNSPGTVDSDYRGPLGVIVMNAGDEPFEITHGDRIAQMVVAPVVRAAFDLVDRLDDTARGAGGFGSTGVSE
- a CDS encoding glutathione S-transferase, whose amino-acid sequence is MTDTLFLGDYAYSSWSMRVGLLVDRFAIPVARRDVDFNAAKVSDQMLRAAPPARTVPTLVTADGAVIWDSLAIAEELASRFPDKPLWPADPVLRATARSLAAEMHSGFSALRGDCPMHLRTAYKGFQPSDAVRADLARIETIWSFALDRSGGPWLCGGYSIADACFAPVAARIATYDLPVGDTARAYAAAHLADPAFRRWRATGLVKGQTLPWYDRPFATRPWPGPEPLAARATETGTPENAACPYSGKPVAHLMETGGRVFGFCNPLCRDKTAVDPMAWPAFAALLDTPPSSL
- the coaBC gene encoding bifunctional phosphopantothenoylcysteine decarboxylase/phosphopantothenate--cysteine ligase CoaBC, which codes for MLAKKRILLIIGGGIAAYKVLDLIRRLRERGAAVTPVMTRAAGEFVTPLSVSALAGEKVYTDLFDLTDEAEMGHIQLSRVADLVLVAPATADLMAKMAGGHADDLASTLLMATDTPVMIAPAMNVRMWEHAATRRNLAVLQGDGVRVVGPNEGDMACGEYGPGRMAEPLEIVAAIEAALADGPLKGKRVVVTSGPTHEPIDPVRYIANRSSGAQGTALAEALRDLGAAVVFVTGPAVAARPAGVEVIEVETAVEMRAAVLGALPADAAVFAAAVADWRVENAAASKMKKIAGKLPALSFTENPDILAEVAQLRDGRPGLVVGFAAETDDVVAHASAKRQRKGCDWIVANDVRPETGIMGGSENAVVLITEGGAEEWPRMGKRDVAARLAMRVAEALSGA
- a CDS encoding YifB family Mg chelatase-like AAA ATPase yields the protein MVAHAYTVAFEGVEARPVEVQCAVTPGLPAFSIVGLPDKAVSEARDRVRAALNALAIALPSKRITINLSPADLPKEGSHFDLPIALGLLAALDILPHDAVAQSVSLGELSLDGTLVPVVGALPAAMAAAQDDRALICPRASGAEAAWVGACTVIAAGTLMDIVRHLTGQAVLEPCEPGEVTTGPAGRDMADVKGQERAKRALEIAAAGRHHVMFVGSPGAGKSMLAARLPGILPPLTPVEALETSMIHSLAGLLDEGGISRARPFREPHHTASMAAIVGGGRGAKPGEISLAHNGVLFLDELPEFPRTVLETLRQPIETGQVMVARANAHVSYPCRFLLVAAANPCKCGYLSDPGRACSRAPQCGEDYLGRISGPLMDRFDLRVEVPPVAFADLDLPDPGERSADIAARVAGARAAQTARYGMGAAIRTNADAEGDALAQAAPLDTESRALLTRAADRLGLSARGYHRVLRVARTIADLDAADTIARPHLAEALSYRLMAAKES
- a CDS encoding SRPBCC family protein gives rise to the protein MVEFTLSTTLNADIETVWALLQKPATMARVSCGWLTFTPVDPPSLPEHWPEQDADFLVRPRAFGVIPLGQQVIATRRPPVAPPKRALRDAGRGSLVKTWDHWIFVEPEGDNRCRYSDHLVLDAGWLTPVVALWARGFYRHRQGNWHRLLAEQAAEAR
- a CDS encoding RNA polymerase factor sigma-32 gives rise to the protein MALDAFNDQTLPRRAMKAELLDAETELKLAYAWRDQRDEAALHRLITAYMRLAISMAAKFKRYGAPMNDLIQEAGLGLMKAADKFDPDRGVRFSTYAVWWIKASIQDYVMRNWSMVRTGSTSSQKSLFFNMRRVQARLEREADQAGEVLDRHQLRQMIATEIGVPLADVEMMEGRLSGSDYSLNATQSTDEDGREWIDALEDDGAQAAEIVEDRHDNAQLRQWLVTALSGLNERERFIVRERKLRDEARTLESLGQELGLSKERVRQLEAAAFQKMRKSLEAQSREVQHFLA
- a CDS encoding HesA/MoeB/ThiF family protein; translated protein: MILVLGLAALIWGVGHAMGAPRAARGYMLGLLYVAVLGVQVLFPEGHPLRAATGGSAALWLILGGFVVLVLAYRFGLGRLRSRVEAKEAAEAAPQAGTFSGGELERYARHIVLRELGGAGQKRLKAARVLVIGAGGLGSPALLYLAAAGVGTIGVIDDDVVDNANLQRQVIHRDAAIGTPKVFSAQAMMEALNPYVTVRPYKRRLTRDIAAELFADYDVILDGTDNFDTRYLANRVAVAQGKPLVSGALSQWEGQLSVFDPAQGAPCYQCIFPQAPAPGLAPSCAEAGVIGPLPGVIGAMMAVETVKLIAGAGAVMRGEMLVYDALWGETRKIALKPRGDCPVCGTVAKTGGAA
- a CDS encoding ChaN family lipoprotein, with product MRHFIFAIAISAPAASVAGGVFDGAEVVFLGEQHDNATHHQVQAEIVAELNPPALVFEMLTPEQAARVTPALISDEAALEAALGWNASGWPDFAMYYPIFAAAPEARVFGAAVPRDAAGRVRDEGIVAVFGPGARDYGLTDALEPGQQAAQEQLQFEAHCNAMPEEMLPMMVDIQRLRDARLAQEAARAFADEGGPVVVITGNGHARKDWGAPVYLDRVLPGLRIVSLGQGEEAYGDPAGEFDLVKVGPDTDRGDPCEAFR